In uncultured Bacteroides sp., one genomic interval encodes:
- the lpxK gene encoding tetraacyldisaccharide 4'-kinase has product MEENFIKIHKSLYPLSFLYGLGVSLRNKMFDWNILHSKSYNIPVISVGNITVGGTGKTPHTEYLIKLLKKEFKVAVLSRGYKRKSKGFILANESSTAKEIGDEPFQIKQKFSEVIVSVDKDRCHGIETLQQEKASDLEVILLDDAYQHRYVTPGINILLVDFNRLICDDALLPAGRLREPARGKNRATMVIVTKCPRVMKPMDFRIITKRLDLYPYQQLYFTSYKYSSLTPIFPAVNNRKRALGQIEKDEKVLLLTGIASPQQLLQDIERYSSNITPLTFADHHDFTENDMVTLKETFENLPGDKKIIITTEKDAARLTQFSNLDEKIQKNIYTLPIEVRFLQNQEEAFNQNIIEYVRKNKRDSSLPEREDAY; this is encoded by the coding sequence ATGGAAGAAAACTTCATTAAAATACATAAGAGTCTTTATCCACTCTCTTTTCTTTATGGATTGGGGGTAAGCCTGCGCAACAAAATGTTCGACTGGAATATTTTACACTCTAAGAGTTACAATATTCCGGTTATCAGTGTTGGCAATATTACTGTTGGTGGTACAGGAAAAACTCCACATACAGAATATTTAATCAAACTACTAAAAAAGGAATTTAAGGTAGCAGTTCTAAGCCGGGGATATAAGCGAAAATCAAAAGGCTTTATTTTGGCAAATGAAAGCAGTACTGCAAAAGAAATTGGAGATGAACCTTTCCAGATTAAGCAGAAATTTTCGGAAGTAATAGTATCCGTAGATAAAGATCGTTGCCACGGAATAGAGACATTACAACAAGAAAAGGCTTCAGATCTAGAAGTAATTCTTTTGGATGATGCTTATCAACATCGATACGTAACTCCCGGCATAAATATATTATTGGTAGATTTCAACAGACTTATCTGTGATGATGCACTTCTTCCAGCCGGACGTCTGCGAGAACCAGCACGTGGAAAAAACCGTGCAACCATGGTTATAGTAACAAAGTGTCCAAGAGTAATGAAACCAATGGATTTCCGGATTATTACAAAACGGTTAGATTTATATCCATATCAGCAACTCTATTTTACCTCGTATAAATACAGTAGCCTAACACCAATCTTCCCAGCCGTTAACAATAGAAAAAGAGCATTGGGGCAGATTGAGAAAGATGAGAAAGTACTGTTGCTTACCGGGATTGCGTCTCCTCAACAATTGCTGCAGGATATAGAGAGATATTCATCCAATATTACTCCCTTAACGTTTGCAGATCACCATGATTTTACAGAAAATGACATGGTTACATTAAAGGAAACTTTTGAAAATCTACCTGGAGATAAAAAAATAATTATAACAACAGAAAAAGATGCAGCGCGTCTTACTCAGTTTAGCAATTTAGACGAAAAAATACAAAAAAACATCTATACTCTTCCTATAGAAGTAAGATTCCTACAGAATCAGGAAGAGGCATTTAACCAAAACATTATTGAATATGTTAGAAAAAATAAAAGAGACAGCAGCCTTCCTGAAAGAGAGGATGCATACTAG
- the sppA gene encoding signal peptide peptidase SppA, with protein sequence MKDFIKFTLATVVGIILSSIVIFFIGAIILFGVVASADTEVKVKPNSIMFLDLNGTLEERTKDNPLKEFFGEEFSNYGLDDILSSIKKAKENNDIKGIYIQAKILGASYASLQEIRNALVDFKKSGKFIVAYSDNYTQKLYYLSSVADKVLLNPKGVIEWKGIAAEPMFYKDLLEKVGVEMQIFRVGTYKSAVEPFIATEMSPANREQVTEYIGSIWNQILTDVSVSRKISKDSLNACANRMLMFYPSEQSVKCGLADKLIYKSDVRDYLKTLVKIDKDEDLSVLSLDDMINVKRNVPKDKSGNAIAVYYAFGGIDESTDEGIISEKVIKDLRELRENKEIKAVVLRVNSPGGSAFGSEQIWNEVKALKKEKTVVVSMGDYAASGGYYISCAADCIVAEPTTLTGSIGIFGIIPNVKGLTDKVGLKFDVVKTNKFSDLGALGRGLNSDEKSLIQMMINEGYDTFLTRCSEGRKMSKQAIGKIAEGRVWTGEKAKKIGLVDELGGIDKAIEIAAKKAKIKDYTVLSYPEKEDFFESLFKEKPTHYIESRLIESNFGEFYKGFSMIKDVQKLDYVQARVPFDINIK encoded by the coding sequence ATGAAAGACTTTATCAAATTTACGCTTGCAACCGTAGTGGGAATCATCCTATCAAGCATTGTAATATTTTTTATTGGTGCCATAATCTTATTTGGAGTTGTGGCTTCGGCTGATACAGAAGTGAAAGTGAAACCAAACTCTATCATGTTTCTGGACCTTAATGGAACATTAGAGGAACGAACTAAAGACAATCCATTAAAAGAATTCTTTGGAGAAGAATTTTCTAATTATGGATTGGATGATATTCTCTCTTCTATAAAAAAGGCAAAGGAAAACAATGATATTAAAGGAATCTATATACAAGCAAAAATATTGGGAGCATCTTATGCTTCCTTACAAGAAATAAGAAATGCACTGGTTGATTTTAAAAAGAGTGGTAAATTCATTGTTGCCTACAGTGATAATTATACTCAGAAACTATACTACCTTTCTAGTGTAGCAGATAAAGTTCTACTTAATCCGAAAGGGGTAATTGAATGGAAAGGGATTGCTGCAGAACCAATGTTCTATAAAGACTTGCTGGAAAAAGTTGGAGTAGAAATGCAGATATTCAGAGTTGGAACATACAAATCGGCTGTAGAACCTTTTATTGCAACCGAGATGAGCCCCGCCAATCGTGAACAAGTTACAGAATACATAGGTTCTATCTGGAATCAGATATTAACAGATGTTTCTGTATCTCGAAAAATTTCCAAAGATTCTCTTAACGCTTGTGCCAATCGCATGCTTATGTTCTATCCATCTGAGCAATCCGTGAAATGTGGCCTGGCAGATAAACTAATCTATAAAAGCGATGTTAGAGATTATCTGAAAACGTTGGTCAAAATAGACAAAGATGAAGATCTTTCAGTACTAAGTCTGGATGATATGATCAACGTTAAACGTAACGTTCCAAAAGATAAGAGTGGCAATGCGATTGCAGTATACTATGCATTCGGAGGTATTGATGAGTCAACCGACGAAGGTATTATTTCAGAGAAAGTAATTAAAGATTTGCGTGAACTACGTGAAAACAAAGAAATAAAAGCGGTTGTACTTCGAGTAAACTCCCCTGGAGGAAGCGCCTTTGGTTCTGAACAAATATGGAATGAAGTAAAAGCCCTAAAGAAAGAAAAGACTGTAGTAGTTTCCATGGGAGATTATGCAGCATCCGGCGGTTACTATATTTCTTGTGCCGCAGATTGTATTGTTGCCGAACCAACAACACTCACTGGTTCTATCGGAATCTTCGGAATAATTCCTAATGTAAAAGGACTAACTGACAAAGTTGGACTTAAATTTGATGTAGTTAAAACTAATAAATTCTCTGACTTGGGAGCACTTGGCCGTGGATTAAACAGCGACGAAAAATCATTGATTCAAATGATGATTAACGAAGGATACGATACCTTCTTAACCAGATGTTCTGAAGGTAGAAAAATGAGCAAGCAAGCTATTGGCAAAATTGCAGAAGGACGAGTGTGGACTGGAGAAAAAGCTAAAAAAATAGGACTGGTAGACGAATTGGGTGGCATAGACAAGGCTATTGAAATTGCAGCTAAGAAAGCAAAAATAAAAGACTATACAGTTCTTTCATATCCTGAAAAAGAAGACTTCTTTGAATCTCTTTTCAAAGAAAAACCAACTCATTATATAGAATCTAGATTGATAGAAAGTAATTTTGGTGAGTTCTACAAAGGATTCAGCATGATTAAAGATGTTCAGAAATTAGATTATGTACAAGCCAGAGTACCTTTTGATATAAATATCAAATAA